The segment GTGAGCTGTTATCAAAATATGATTTTCCAGGAGATGAGATCCCAATTGTGAAAGGTTCTGCGTTAGCTGCCCTTGAAGATAAAGATAAAAGCATTGGTGAAGATGCGGTTCGTCTTTTGATGAGCGAAGTTGATAATTATATCCCTACACCAGAGCGTCCTGTTGATCAGCCATTTTTGATGCCAATTGAGGATGTTTTTTCGATTTCAGGTCGTGGTACGGTTGTTACTGGTCGTGTTGAGCGTGGTGTTATTAAGGTTGGAGAAGAAATCGAAATAATAGGGATTCGTCCTACGTCTAAGACGACGGTTACAGGTGTTGAAATGTTCCGTAAGCTTTTGGATCAAGGACAAGCAGGTGATAATATTGGTGCACTGCTTCGTGGTGTTGATCGAGAAGGGATTGAACGTGGTCAGGTTTTGGCAAAACCTGGTTCAGTTACACCGCATACGCGTTTTAAAGCAGAGGCTTATATTTTGACGAAAGATGAAGGTGGACGTCATACTCCGTTTTTCACGAATTATCGTCCGCAATTTTACTTCCGTACGACGGATGTTACGGGAATAGTGACGCTTCCAGAAGGAACAGAGATGG is part of the Bartonella machadoae genome and harbors:
- the tuf gene encoding elongation factor Tu, which produces MAKSKFERTKPHVNIGTIGHVDHGKTSLTAAITKYFGEFKAYDQIDAAPEERARGITISTAHVEYETEKRHYAHVDCPGHADYVKNMITGAAQMDGAILVVSAADGPMPQTREHILLARQVGVPAIVVFLNKVDQVDDAELLELVELEVRELLSKYDFPGDEIPIVKGSALAALEDKDKSIGEDAVRLLMSEVDNYIPTPERPVDQPFLMPIEDVFSISGRGTVVTGRVERGVIKVGEEIEIIGIRPTSKTTVTGVEMFRKLLDQGQAGDNIGALLRGVDREGIERGQVLAKPGSVTPHTRFKAEAYILTKDEGGRHTPFFTNYRPQFYFRTTDVTGIVTLPEGTEMVMPGDNVAMDVSLIVPIAMEEKLRFAIREGGRTVGAGIVSKIIE